In the genome of Leishmania infantum JPCM5 genome chromosome 27, one region contains:
- a CDS encoding putative 3-oxoacyl-ACP reductase: protein MVWNVRGKVGVITGASCALGREIMERLASQHQMKLACVSRKPLATPLPAGCAAFVADVSRGDDCDALMKSVQRELGAVSLLINCAGVTLSKVHVMCTDDDYAAVMDTNLKGALQVTRAALRHGGLLKLQDGAVLHIGSVAGVVGNEGQVLYSASKAALSGAVKSWALEYGPRNIRFNVVAPGLIDGEGMATTLTEGQKQRWRDDCPLKRLATASEVADMAVAVALCRYMNGQTIAVDGGLS, encoded by the coding sequence ATGGTGTGGAATGTGCGTGGCAAGGTGGGCGTCATCACCGGTGCTTCCTGCGCCCTCGGCCGCGAAATCATGGAGAGGCTGGCCAGCCAGCATCAGATGAAGCTGGCGTGTGTCTCTCGCAAGCCGCTTGCCACACCGCTGCCTGCTGGCTGCGCGGCTTTTGTGGCCGACGTGAGTCGCGGCGACGACTGCGACGCCCTCATGAAATCGGTTCAGCGTGAGCTTGGCGCGGTGTCGCTTCTCATCAACTGCGCCGGCGTTACACTCAGCAAGGTCCACGTGATGTGCACCGACGACGACTACGCGGCTGTCATGGATACAAACCTGAAgggtgcgctgcaggtgacgcgtgcggcgctgcggcatgGCGGATTGCTCAAACTGCAGGATGGGGCCGTGCTGCACATAGGCTCTGTGGCGGGTGTGGTGGGCAACGAGGGGCAGGTGCTGTACAGCGCGTCCAAGGCTGCCCTCAGCGGGGCGGTCAAGTCGTGGGCGCTTGAGTATGGCCCGCGCAACATCCGCTTCAACGTGGTCGCACCGGGCCTCATCGATGGGGAAGGCATGGCCACGACACTGACCGAGGGGCAGAAGCAACGTTGGCGTGATGACTGTCCGCTCAAGCGGCTTGCCACCGCTTCGGAGGTGGCAGACATGGCcgtggccgtggcgctgtgccgctaCATGAATGGGCAGACAATCGCCGTCGATGGCGGCTTATCGTGA
- a CDS encoding putative protein kinase, protein MGRSMGLTAEAIAPSEGHFRHHYSLGDEIGKGAYAVVFRCNHRETKAVYAVKIVDKRKAGPKDIDDITHEIDVMGRIGYHPNVVQMIEYFSTERRFYIILDLLSGGMLFDRIIELKHYSESNASVLVRNVLSGLAHIHSRGVIHRDLKPENLLLRYAASPSTSPNSNLTDVCLADFGLAGYVPSTTCCGSPSYIAPEVISVGYYRTRKEPYDAKCDIWSIGVITYILLSGKMPFHGNSFKETFELIVSNRWSFNSDTWASVTPTAKDFIQACLTYDPVERPTALELLQHPWLANEQPHVHLGRSLESLRDLTKKKVKAAVQVFCWTQSLLGPLDWTPPFMRFLRHTDKFSTVLTHQSQTDPKQVHTVDFSKALDHKKPGWRIQDCCTCPSEQVCRHIQNVHEYLFVGKRSMEVYPFIDELRMMHEEAEDSLTADPRDAEARKRLDQVNYLIEAACVFSDELAKVPAGELKPNLMLDGSRNTLFRALGGSRSVTKTWHGSDKEDVAHRVVEKMRAQKLASPATGKTTKAAAMPPSSTPTPKPSSKPSSSKRITTTPNAGTPSRRS, encoded by the coding sequence ATGGGCCGATCGATGGGCCTCACTGCAGAGGCGATCGCCCCATCGGAGGGGCACTTTAGACACCACTACTCGCTGGGCGACGAGATCGGCAAGGGCGCGTACGCCGTCGTTTTCCGCTGCAACCACCGAGAGACGAAGGCCGTGTACGCGGTGAAGATCGTGGACAAGAGAAAGGCGGGACCGAAGGACATCGATGACATCACGCATGAGATTGACGTGATGGGCCGCATCGGCTACCACCCAAACGTGGTGCAGATGATTGAGTACTTCTCCACGGAGCGGCGCTTTTACATCATCCTCGATCTCTTGTCGGGCGGCATGCTGTTTGACCGCATCATCGAGCTGAAGCACTACAGCGAGTCCAACGCCTCAGTGCTGGTGCGCAACGTGCTCTCCGGACTGGCGCATATTCACTCAAGAGGCGTCATACACCGTGACTTGAAGCCGGAgaacctgctgctgcgctacgcggcctcgccgtcgacgtcgcCAAACTCGAACTTGACGGACGTGTGCCTCGCAGACTTTGGGTTGGCCGGGTACGTGCCGAGCACCACCTGCTGCGGGTCCCCCTCGTACATCGCGCCAGAGGTGATCAGCGTGGGCTACTACCGAACCCGCAAGGAGCCGTACGACGCCAAGTGCGATATCTGGTCCATCGGCGTCATTACATACATCTTGCTCAGCGGCAAGATGCCATTCCACGGCAACAGCTTCAAGGAAACATTTGAGCTCATTGTCAGCAATCGCTGGTCCTTCAACAGCGACACGTGGGCGAGCGTCACCCCAACAGCGAAGGACTTCATTCAGGCCTGTCTTACCTACGACCCGGTGGAGCGCccgacggcgctggagctgctgcagcatccGTGGCTCGCCAACGAGCAGCCCCACGTGCACCTCGGGCGCAGCCTTGAGTCACTGCGTGATCTCACAAAGAAGAAGGTGAAGGCGGCAGTGCAGGTATTCTGCTGGACGCAGAGCCTCCTCGGTCCGCTGGACTGGACGCCGCCGTTCATGCGTTTCCTGCGGCACACCGACAAGTTCTCCACGGTCCTTACACACCAGTCGCAGACGGACCCGAAGCAGGTGCACACCGTGGACTTTAGCAAGGCGCTGGATCACAAGAAGCCCGGCTGGCGCATCCAGGACTGCTGCACATGTCCTTCGGAGCAGGTCTGTCGGCACATCCAGAACGTACATGAGTACCTCTTCGTCGGCAAGCGCTCCATGGAGGTGTACCCGTTCATCGACGAGCTGCGGATGATGCACGAGGAGGCTGAGGATAGCCTCACGGCGGACCCgcgcgacgccgaggcgAGGAAGCGGCTAGACCAGGTCAACTACCTCATTGAGGCTGCCTGCGTCTTCTCGGACGAGCTGGCAAAGGTGCCGGCGGGGGAGCTCAAACCGAACCTGATGCTGGACGGATCGCGCAACACTCTCTTTCGTGCGCTGGGCGGCTCTCGCAGTGTGACGAAGACGTGGCATGGGTCGGATAAGGAGGATGTGGCGCACCGAGTGGTGGAGAAGATGCGCGCTCAGAAGTTGGCCTCGCCGGCGACAGGGAAGACGACCAAGGCAGCTGCCAtgccgccgtcctcgacGCCCACCCCCAAGCCGTCCAGCAAACCATCATCAAGTAAGAGGATCACAACAACTCCAAACGCGGGCACGCCGAGCAGACGCAGCTGA
- a CDS encoding aldo-keto reductase-like protein, giving the protein MSANVLAYRPLAGPVIAITHRIAMRDSRTIPQLGFGTYRLPASKATDAVAFALSCGYRHVDCAKAYGNEAAVGAALAQALRTRCTRREDLFVTSKLWPTDQHPDHVEAACRATLAALQLDYLDLYLIHWPVCMRHTPHWTSDEDRYPRHRDGTPAIDTSVTLLDTWTAMNRLVDCGLVKSIGLANCTTAHVNDLVKAVAEAKLAHLPVLNQVEHHPGIVDGDLIGCLGSHDMLMAAYCPLGMPTRDTPPGFQSLLDDPVLRSLSAFSGFSPARLLLNWNVDRHNVVIVKSANQEHIKSNAKAARFALDDRTRLVLNNYHLLVRNFRVMNPTHFSADGATPFFAAEDARLQREIDAYRSTRTGTTTTPPSPRS; this is encoded by the coding sequence ATGTCCGCCAACGTGCTGGCGTATCGTCCACTGGCTGGGCCGGTGATCGCCATCACGCACCGCATTGCCATGCGTGACAGCCGCACAATACCACAGCTCGGTTTTGGCACGTATCGCCTGCCCGCCTCGAAGGCCACTGATGCCGTCGCTTTTGCACTCTCCTGCGGCTACCGTCACGTGGACTGCGCCAAGGCGTACGGCAACGAGGCTGCCGTCGGGGCGGCGCTCgcacaggcgctgcgcacccgGTGCACCCGCCGCGAGGACCTTTTCGTTACGTCGAAGCTGTGGCCGACGGACCAGCACCCCGACCACGTCGAggccgcctgccgcgccaccCTCGCAGCATTGCAGCTCGACTACCTCGACCTGTACCTTATCCACTGGCCTGTGTGCATGCGGCACACGCCGCATTGGACCTCAGACGAGGACCGCTACccccgccaccgcgacggcACCCCCGCCATCGACACCTCGGTGACGTTGCTCGACACGTGGACGGCCATGAACAGGCTGGTGGACTGTGGACTGGTGAAGTCGATTGGGCTGGCCAACTGCACCACCGCCCATGTGAACGACCTCGTGAAGGCGGTCGCAGAGGCGAAACTAGCCCACCTGCCCGTACTCAACCAAGTCGAGCACCACCCCGGTATCGTGGACGGCGATCTGATAGGCTGCCTCGGCTCCCACGACATGCTGATGGCGGCCTACTGCCCACTCGGCATGCCGACCCGTGACACCCCGCCGGGCTTCCAGTCCCTCCTGGACGACCCCGTACTGCGGTCGCTGAGCGCGTTCAGCGGCTTCAGCCCGGCGCGACTTTTGCTGAACTGGAACGTCGACCGCCACAACGTCGTGATCGTGAAGTCCGCCAACCAGGAGCACATCAAGTCTAACGCCAAGGCAGCACGCTTCGCGCTAGACGACCGGACGCGGCTGGTGCTGAACAACTACCACCTCCTCGTGCGCAACTTCCGCGTCATGAATCCGACGCACTTtagcgctgacggcgcgaCGCCGTTTTTCGCAGCTGAGGATGCGCGCTTGCAACGCGAAATCGACGCCTACAGGTCGACAAGGACGGGAACGACGAcaacgccgccatcgccgcgtTCTTGA
- a CDS encoding putative protein kinase, with product MSLDADYEVESYAFVAGCRVKVYRCTHRSTGAKRAVKVYHTAAMDSRRAAMAVEEGTLAKSLPAAPQLVRVFDVYVEVERVSIVMEYMEHGSLYQRITTCGPLAETEARDVARHILTGLALLHAN from the coding sequence ATGTCCCTCGACGCCGATTACGAGGTGGAAAGCTACGCGTTCGTGGCGGGGTGCCGAGTGAAAGTGTACCGCTGCacgcaccgcagcaccggTGCCAAGCGCGCCGTGAAGGTGTACCACACCGCAGCGATGGAcagccggcgcgccgccaTGGCGGTCGAGGAGGGCACGTTGGCCAAGTCGCtcccagcggcgccgcagctcgtGCGCGTCTTCGACGTCTatgtggaggtggagcgcgtGTCGATTGTGATGGAGTACATGGAGCACGGCTCCCTCTACCAACGGATCACCACCTGCGGCCCTTTGGCGGAGACTGAGGCTCGTGACGTGGCGCGGCACATTCTCACTGGTCTCGCCCTCCTGCACGCCAAC
- a CDS encoding putative heat shock protein DNAJ — protein sequence MVKETGYYNALGVSPDASEDEIKRAYRKLALKYHPDKNTEPGAQEKFKEVSVAYECLSDPEKRKRYDQFGKDAVEMQGGGVDPSDIFASFFGGGSRPRGEPKPKDIVHELPVPLEAFYCGKTIKLAITRDRLCTQCSGTGSKVAGVSATCKDCGGRGVRMMTRQLQPGFIQQIQTACPVCKGKGTNLREEDKCVSCRGQQIIKDKKVFEVMVEKGMHRGDSVTFSGEGDQIPGVKLSGDIIIILDQKPHQAFIRKGDHLFLEQTISLAEALTGFSLNITQLDGRELAISSTAGTIIDPANMYSVSREGMPVAHTGGMERGDLIIRFKVVFPKTLRQGCVPELRKMLGYPQQPPFKDGAEQYTLQESHIDLEKEARRNAYDDDGDQPRVQTAGCAQQ from the coding sequence ATGGTGAAGGAGACCGGCTATTACAACGCCCTCGGCGTGAGCCCCGATGCGAGCGAGGATGAGATTAAGCGTGCCTATCGGAAGTTGGCACTCAAGTACCATCCAGACAAGAACACGGAACCCGGTGCGCAGGAGAAGTTTAAGGAGGTGTCTGTCGCATACGAGTGCCTGTCGGACCCCGAAAAGCGCAAGCGCTATGACCAGTTCGGCAAGGACGCGGTGGAGAtgcagggcggcggcgtcgacccAAGCGACATCTTCGCGAGCTTCTTCGGGGGTGGCAGCCGCCCGCGCGGCGAGCCGAAGCCGAAGGACATTGTGCACGAGCTGCCGGTTCCACTGGAGGCTTTCTACTGCGGCAAGACCATCAAGCTCGCCATCACCCGCGACCGCCTGTGCAcgcagtgcagcggcaccggctccaAGGTCGCTGGCGTGAGTGCCACATGCAAGGActgcggcggccgaggtGTGCGGATGATGACTCGCCAGCTGCAGCCCGGGTTTATTCAGCAGATACAAACTGCGTGCCCGGTGTGCAAGGGCAAGGGCACGAACCTgcgagaggaggacaagTGCGTCAGCTGCCGTGGCCAGCAGATCATCAAGGACAAGAAGGTGTTCGAGGTGATGGTGGAGAAGGGCATGCAccgcggcgacagcgtcaCCTTCAGCGGGGAGGGCGACCAGATTCCTGGCGTCAAGCTCTCCGGCGacatcatcatcatcctGGACCAGAAGCCGCACCAGGCCTTTATCCGAAAGGGCGACCATCTCTTCCTGGAGCAAACCATCTCCCTCGCCGAGGCGCTCACGGGTTTCTCGCTGAACATTACCCAGCTCGACGGCCGCGAGCtcgccatctcctccaccgccggcaccatCATCGACCCCGCCAATATGTACAGCGTGAGCCGCGAGGGTATGCCGGTTGCCCACACCGGCGGCATGGAGCGCGGCGACCTCATCATTCGCTTCAAAGTCGTCTTTCCAAAGACGCTGAGGCAGGGGTGTGTGCCAGAGCTGCGCAAGATGCTGGGCTACCCGCAGCAACCCCCGTTCAAGGACGGCGCCGAGCAGTACACGTTGCAGGAGTCGCACATCGACCTCGAGAAGGAGGCACGCCGTAACGCCTatgacgacgatggcgaccAGCCGCGCGTGCAGACGGCCGGGTGCGCGCAGCAGTGA